The proteins below are encoded in one region of Lactuca sativa cultivar Salinas chromosome 3, Lsat_Salinas_v11, whole genome shotgun sequence:
- the LOC128132951 gene encoding uncharacterized protein LOC128132951, with the protein MLLFNQPEKAIDSKSKAEDNRVDSLKQIIDDVPQKMAVEQPKGEGSSPPNNQVSSFQGQNPSSQSSSSTESQNEGEGSDLEIELVSSFEGENTNANDDDTQSLFEEEINAELDPTCDTNYPPLIKWTKYHLQSQIIEESFVKTFGPVARLESVRIFLADDVHKNFEVYQMDVKWAFLNGELEETMYVEQLPGFMNEKHLDHCYILDKAVSGLKQAPRA; encoded by the exons ATGCTACTCTTCAATCAACCAGAAAAAGCTATTGATTCTAAATCCAAGGCTGAAGATAACCGAGTTGACAGTTTGAAGCAAATTATTGATGATGTTCCACAGAAGATGGCAGTTGAACAACCAAAG GGGGAGGGTTCGTCTCCACCAAATAATCAGGTTTCATCATTTCAAGGGCAGAATCCATCATCACAATCATCAAGTTCAACCGAAAGTCAAAATGAAGGGGAGGGTTCTGATCTAGAAATTGAACTcgtgtcatcattcgagggggagaatacaaatgCTAATGATGATGATACACAATCATTATttgaagaagaaatcaatgcagaACTAGATCCCACTTGTGAtacaaattaccctcctctcattaaatggaccaaatATCATCTTCAAAGTCAAATCATTGAGGAATCGTTTGTAAAG ACCTTCGgtccagttgcaagattagaatCAGTTCGAATCTTTCTTGCTGATGATGTACACAAGaattttgaagtctatcaaatggacgtgaagtgGGCCTTTCTCaacggggaacttgaagaaactatgTACGTAGAGCAATTGCCTGGCTTCATGAACGAGAAGCATCTAGATCACTgctatattttggacaaagcagTATCTGGTCTgaagcaggctcccagagcataG